A genomic region of Castor canadensis chromosome 16, mCasCan1.hap1v2, whole genome shotgun sequence contains the following coding sequences:
- the Fxyd1 gene encoding phospholemman isoform X1 has protein sequence MSLLGTMASLSHILVLCVGLLTMANAEAPQEHDPFTYDYQSLRIGGLIIAGILFILGILIILSKRCRCKFNQQQRTGEPDEEEGTFRSSIRRLSTRRR, from the exons ATGTCCCTGCTAGG GACAATGGCATCTCTCAGCCACATCTTGGTTCTCTGTGTGGGTCTCCTCACCATGGCCAATGCAG AAGCTCCACAGGAACACGACCCATTCACCTACG ACTACCAATCCCTGAGGATCGGAGGCCTCATCATCGCCGGGATCCTCTTCATTCTGGGCATCCTCATCATACTGA GCAAGAGATGCCGGTGCAAGTTCAACCAGCAGCAGAG AACTGGGGAGCCTGATGAAGAGGAGGGAACTTTCCGCAGCTCCATCCGCC GTCTGTCCACTCGCAGGCGGTAG
- the Fxyd1 gene encoding phospholemman isoform X2, translating into MASLSHILVLCVGLLTMANAEAPQEHDPFTYDYQSLRIGGLIIAGILFILGILIILSKRCRCKFNQQQRTGEPDEEEGTFRSSIRRLSTRRR; encoded by the exons ATGGCATCTCTCAGCCACATCTTGGTTCTCTGTGTGGGTCTCCTCACCATGGCCAATGCAG AAGCTCCACAGGAACACGACCCATTCACCTACG ACTACCAATCCCTGAGGATCGGAGGCCTCATCATCGCCGGGATCCTCTTCATTCTGGGCATCCTCATCATACTGA GCAAGAGATGCCGGTGCAAGTTCAACCAGCAGCAGAG AACTGGGGAGCCTGATGAAGAGGAGGGAACTTTCCGCAGCTCCATCCGCC GTCTGTCCACTCGCAGGCGGTAG
- the Fxyd7 gene encoding FXYD domain-containing ion transport regulator 7 isoform X1 has product MATPTQTPTNVPEEPDPFFYDYATVQTVGMVLATVMFLLGVIIIVSKKVKCRKADSRSESPTCKSCKSELPSSAPGGGGV; this is encoded by the exons ATGGCGACCCCAACCCAGACCCCCACAAACG TTCCCGAGGAACCAGACCCATTTTTCTATG ACTACGCCACAGTGCAGACCGTGGGCATGGTCCTGGCTACCGTAATGTTCCTTCTGGGCGTCATCATCATCGTCA gCAAGAAGGTGAAGTGCAGGAAGGCTGACTCCAGGTCTGAGAG CCCAACATGCAAATCCTGTAAGTCGGAGCTCCCCTCCTCAG CCCCTGGCGGCGGCGGCGTGTAA
- the Fxyd7 gene encoding FXYD domain-containing ion transport regulator 7 isoform X2: MATPTQTPTNVPEEPDPFFYDYATVQTVGMVLATVMFLLGVIIIVSKKVKCRKADSSPTCKSCKSELPSSAPGGGGV, translated from the exons ATGGCGACCCCAACCCAGACCCCCACAAACG TTCCCGAGGAACCAGACCCATTTTTCTATG ACTACGCCACAGTGCAGACCGTGGGCATGGTCCTGGCTACCGTAATGTTCCTTCTGGGCGTCATCATCATCGTCA gCAAGAAGGTGAAGTGCAGGAAGGCTGACTCCAG CCCAACATGCAAATCCTGTAAGTCGGAGCTCCCCTCCTCAG CCCCTGGCGGCGGCGGCGTGTAA